Genomic segment of Carassius auratus strain Wakin unplaced genomic scaffold, ASM336829v1 scaf_tig00014316, whole genome shotgun sequence:
TTTTTCCTTATTCTcattaatttgcaactacatgtctactaacccTCAGAGTAGACTGTAAGATCaggtttagggttagtaaaaTAAGTTGACATATACTAGCAAAGATTCTTATAGTCAGTACATTGTGGGCCCATCAAAgtaaaatgttagaaaatattaagcagacagtctgaaacattaaattgtttaacatttttagtcaTTAAAAATTTCCCGTACAgtagtaaataatttaaaagtatttacatagtaaagtattttaaatatttttctattattacaaTGTGTAATAAATAGAGATAAACAACAAGTAGGTACATCTAAATTTTTGACTGTTAATAACTGTGGACACCAGGTCTTTCAATGAGGAAACATAAAGGAGAACAGGAAAAACTAAGCCATGCGGCATAAACACAAATTAGCAGTAATAAGACAGACCGGTGCTAGCTTACATACCTACTACAAAAGAGACTCGCatataaattaaatgacatttgtaAATGTCCTTTCCAGCATTTTTGCTACTATGTTGTCTTTACACATTCAGaaccttgatttatttattaatttttttgtaaataaagcatTTAGATAAATGTAGATTCAGCTGTTTGATATCCCTATCTCTCTTTCTTCCTTActttgtaatgtttaatacagACAGCAAGATGAGCCTGCTGTCACCCACTTCTCGTCTGGAAACCACTGTCGACACTGATGCTAAGCTTGAATGCTCAGTCATGAGGACAACCACAAATACGTCTCGTTTCACAGTAACATGGATGTTTGGGTCCCAGGTGCTCTTAACTATGGACTTAGATGCTGTTGTCAAGTTTGGCCCTGCAGCCGGCCTGGAGATGGACCAGAGGATCCGTTTggaaataagacagaaacagaacttcCAGATGACTATCCAGCAGGCCAGAACATCTGACAGTGGACAATATCACTGTGAGGTGGAAGAGTGGCTCCAGGATCCTCTTGGTGACTGGTATTCCCTCAAGAAAATGTCTGTTTCCACAGAGCTTGTTGTCAAAGAGAAaggtaaaaacatatttatttatatatttttttccttttttactgAACTGTGTTTTACACAAACATaagtttaactgattattaatggTCCTTGTAAGTGAAAACAAATCTAATGTTGATTTCaaaagtgttaaaatgttttaactgccATTTTCAAAggaacaaaacaataaaagacaactttttaatgaaaacaaagttTTACAAGGTGGTAATTTTGTATGCATACATTCAATGTAATTTGTATggaaacatttgataaaaaaaaataaaaaaaataaaacataataaaataaaaataattagccacctaatacaacaaaacataaaCTAGTTACGAACTGACTTGAAAGTATGTTGGgacaaaaattacttaaaaaaaaaattaaatgtgctaAGTATAGATTTAAATCATtgcatgcatgatttttttttttttacgtatttttgaataaataaaaaatatataatacattctataattaatacatttaaaattgaaaataaaaacgtCATGATCCAATTACTGAtactgtacttatttttttattttttatttttttcagccagttatttcaaaatgaataaagcTGATACTCAGTTGAAGGTTGAAGAGGGAAAGCAGGTAAAGTTGAAATGCTCAGTGGAGGGCATTGGGTCTGATCCCACTCTTCGTTACTCCCTTACCTGGATGTTTAACCAATACCAGTCCACCAGTTCTGCACTTCTGACATATAGCCATGATGGCCTTCTGAAGTACAAAAGCTTTGACTCAGAGCTTGTGGGGCGACTTCACTTCTACACCCCAGAAGTGGGTGTCTTTAACTTGACTATCCATAGATCCATCCAGGAAGACAGGGGGCGTTACTACTGTGAAGTTCAACAGTACCAGCTGGACTGTAAAGGTCAATGGTCACGCAAGGCAAGGGACAAGTCAGGTTTTACCAATGTTACTGTTCAGCTTATAGGTGAGTACTCTAAATTTCAATTAAGAAATTTTGAAATCGTCAGAAAATTGAAAAGAACATTAATGCATTTCTCCACCccccacaaaaaataaataaataaataaattagagaaCAAACTGCAGGTTAACAAGGAGGAAAAAAGCCTGACCATTACCAATCTACAAGCAGGGTTCACCATTGACTGTGTCATTAAGTCACGGTCCAGTGATAAATCTTTGTTTGAGGTGACTTGGTCCAGGGGTCTGATAAATGAACGACCTGTCATCATCTTCAATGCCAGCCGTGATGGTACCTTACACAGTGCAATCGATGATAAAGAGCTGGTGTTTGGACGCCCAAGTGCCATGCGATATAAGCTGACAGTGCCAAACGTCAACCCCACTGATACTGGCCTTTACCACTGTCAGGTTGTTGAATGGATTCAGACTGCTGCAAATAAGTGGAGAAGTATAGGTCAAGACATGTCTGGGAAGATATCTGTCCATGTTGACACTGaggaacaacaaaaaaatttCAGCTTTACCATGGACAAGAAAGACAATAATCTTGACATCAAAGAAGGAGAGCAGTTTGATCTTGAATGCTCCCTGAATGTAGAAAAAGATGACCCTACTCATCACTACAGTCTCAAATGGGTGTTTAATAGACCAGGGTCAACTAGTGGGATACCATTACTGTCCTACTCTCATGATGGTCGTCTACAGTACCATACAGAGAATCAGGACAGGTTACGCTTCTCCAGACCTAATTCTGATACTTTCCATCTGGCAGTATTAAACTCTGATAAAGCTGATAGTGGAAGCTACCAGTGCAGAGTTGAGCAGTACCAGCATGATTGTTATGGCCAGTGGAAACCAATGGCACGTGCCCAGTCAGGCACTACTACAGTCACAGTTCGCAGTATCGGTAATGCAACCATTTACATATTGTCCATGTTTAATCTCTAAAAGCAGTCTTACCATTGATTTTAAAAACCCTCTCATATTGTTTGTGACTATCAACATAGGATATTCCTTTAGAGGTGTCTGTATGTTTTGTTCTTGTTGATTGATCTTTGAATTTGTGTTTAATATAAACAGAAAGAAAACTGCGTGTTCAGAAGGACAATCAAATGCTCAACATTACAAATCATCAGACTTCATTCACCATTGACTGTGTCATTGACTCACAATCCAGTGATAAATCCGTCTTTGAGGTCACCTGGTTCAAGGTTCAGGAAGAAGGACCACTCACCATGTTCTCTGCCAGGCATGACGGTACCTTACACAGTGCAATTCCTGATAAAAACCTTTTGTTTGGACGACCACTTGCCACACACTATAAACTGACTGTGCTACAGATCAGCCCCACTGATATTGGGCAATACTACTGTCAGGTTGAGGAGTGGCTTCCAACTGCTAACACCTGGAAGAAATTGGCTTCAGATAAATCTGGAGAGCTCTCCATCCACGTTCACACTGAAGGTAACTATCCAGAATGCAGCATGTTTTTAGAGAATACCTGCTGTAAGCGATTTGATAATTACCACTGGGCTTTAGTCACTAAATTATTCTGTCTAATCAGACCACCCAGTCAGATTTAAGGGTTAGGTTTAAGACTAATGTCAGGGCTAGGGTCTTGTACACCTGGGGATTCCATGTTTAATCTCTAAGCGCAGTCTAACCATTGATTTTCAAAACCCTGTCATATTGATTGTGACTATCAACATAGGATCTTTCTTTAGAGGTGTCTGTATGTTTTGTTCTTATTGATTGATCTTTGAATTTGGGTTtgatttaaacagaaagtaaaCTGAGTGTTCAGAAGAACAATCGGATGATCAACATTACAAACGATCAGACTTCTTTCACCATTGACTGTGTCATTGACTCACAATCCAGTGATACGTCTGGCTTTGAGGTCACCTGGTTCAAGGTGCAGGAAGAAGGACCACTCACCATGTTCTCTGCCAGGCATGACGGTACCTTACACAGTGCAATTCCTGATAAAAATCTTCTGTTTGGACGACCACTTGCCACACACTATAAACTGACTGTGCTACAGATCAGCCCCACTGATATTGGGCAATACTACTGTCAGGTTGAGGAGTGGCTTCTAACTGCTAACACCTGGAAGAAATTGGCTTCAGATAAATCTGGAGAGCTCTCCATCTATGTTCACACTGAAGGTAACTATCCAGAATGCAGCATGTTTTTAAAGAATCCCTGCTGTAAGCGATTTGATAATTACCACTGGGCTTTAGTCACTAAATTATTCTGTCTAATCAGACCACCCAGTCAGATTTAAGGGTTAGGTTTAAGACTAATGTCAGGGCTAGGGTCTTGTACACCTGGGGATTCCATGTTTAACCTCTAAGTGCAGTCTAACAATTGATTTTCAAAACCCTGTCATATTGCTTGTGACTATCAACATAGGATCTTCCTTTAGAGGTGTCTGTATGTTTTGTTCTTATTGATTGATCTTTgaatttgtgtttaatttaaacagaaagtaaaCTGCGTGTTCAGAAGAACAATCGGATGATCAACATTACAAACGATCAGACTTCTTTCACCATTGACTGTGTCATTGACTCACAATCCAGTGATGCGTCTGTCTTTGAGGTCACCTGGTTCAAGGTTCAGGAAGATGGACCACTCACCATGTTCTCTGCCAGGCATGACGGTACCTTACACAGTGCAATTCCTGATAAAAATCTTCTGTTTGGACGACCACTTGCCACACACTATAAACTGACTGTGCTACAGATCAGCCCCACTGATATTGGGCGATACTACTGTCAGGTTGAGGAGTGGCTTCTAACTGCTAACACCTGGAAGAAATTGGCTTCAGATAAATCTGGAGAGCTCTCCTTCTATGTTCACACTGAAGGTAACTATCCAGAATGCACCATGTTTTTAGAgaatcagtggtggacgaagtacacaaatcaagtacttgagtaaaagtacagatacgtataataaaatattactccagtgaaagtaaaagtactcctttttcaattttactcaagagaaagtacaaaagtactcgattttttatgtacttaggtaaaaaagtaatgaaagatagatgtttggaattttatataggctactaaatttaattttatattagcaaatattttttataatcctactgctcaaaatacctgggattttttccaaaataaccactatatgtagtcaagatatatttttgttgttgatactgactacgctgatgagagtgatgttcactgtgaagcatacactgtgatgtacctgagagaaaacagagatgaccatctgattttcaccagtaagaacaaagtattttaaagtttgttgttttacagaacatcaaagttatatatgacatgataataaggcctgaagttaggaagaacattttaaggaaaatataattatattttcataatgactttttccttctcaaaccttgtctgtggtttaaaaacacccctggccaaatggggtgcatctctatgataattactgtagttaccatgttctgaacatcacatcctttcttttctccccagatgtaatctacaTATCAatctacatgtgtgtgtgtgtgtgtgtgtgtgtgtgtgtgtgtgtgtgtgtatatatatatatatatatatatatatatatatatatatatatatatatatatatatatatatatataggtggttgaataaaaatatttggacattatttataaatattacctcaacttagcaccagcaagcttgttagctagacatattgactttttttcagtacggttatgaataaacattcatgcctgtctactcgtctagttaatccaaacaatataaatatgtataacgttactgttgataaacaatataaaaacagacgtcacataggacatggatggtagcattttaataaaagtgtTAACATTATGGCAACGGGGAATTTTAACGTGCacgtgttattttttatttaatctgcgttattttaatgtgtgggttttttattttattttattttacctaaaacacagagacgctgattgatgtgtctgcatcctCTGCATTCGAGCATTTGAGTGGACTTAAATAGATTATTCTTTACAATgtatttagttcccaaacaactgacaattttgacctaaatattatttttagttgcaataattaatcctaaatttcgacattaataacttacttttagcaacatcagacgcaagcgcgctcacaagatctcccagttcttacttctgtagactcgcactaaacggttcatttgaaacagtcagtggtcgactccagaatagctgcaatcggataattctaattcgtaaattaatcatttggtgcgatttgcgatacgatttaaaagtttattttgaaaagattcagtacgttcgtgatgaatcagacactgcttctgcgtGTTGGAgcatgtgatatattatagggagtaatgatatgttttatgaaatgtagtgaagttaaaagtacgatcttatgctttggaatgtagtgaagtaaaagtaaaagttactcaaaataaaactgctccagtaaattacagatacttgaaaaatgtacttaagtacagtaacgaagtaaagctactctgttactgtccaccactgtagAGAATCCCTTCTGTATGTGGCCTTACAGTATTAACTAATCCAGATTGATCTATCCCACATATATTATAACTGCCACTCCCATTAATTGGACTGGGATGGGAGACCCAACTAGTACCCCAGAATAAAGATATACCCCACGCTAAGTGAATAAAACAACTGAAGGCTGACATAACAAAAGtaagataaacatttatttatgataaaaccAACCATTAATGACAGTAATACATCAGAAGCACTTACATGAATTCTCAGAGAccaatattcatatgaaaatCTACACTAAATAATGTTGGGCCGGACCACAGTGCTCAATGTTGACAGGGATCCACCTTTAATTCACCATGAGTACAAGGCTCCAAAAAGGTTCAGCACACCAACGACAGAAATCGAGGTTACACTGCATCAACCATAAAGTGCTTTGCACCAGCCAGTGCACACTGATGAAGGAACGCACAGAACCTGGTATAATGACAGGCTACACTTTAGGCTAGACCGCCCGCACCAACACACAGCAGCAACACACCCTGTAACGCCAGCacagtctgtaaaaaaaaaaaaaaacatgcgatATACATATACTCCATTTACCTCCCCcttatacaaaataaaccatATAAAAATCACCCCACCACATCTCACGACTCACATCAACACCAACGTGAGTAGCTTCCACGATTCAGTTACTGGAGaccacatgcacacatgcacttcCACACGTGGGACGCCAACACCTGGCTGCCTATACTCATTTATACTCATGGTTCCACTACCCTCCGTTTCCTGTCTAAGCCGCCAACAAAGTGCAAGATCCGCCCTTAAGACCTCCTACATTTAAGCCCTTACTGCTCATTCTTGGGTCCTAAAGTCCCACTGGCTACATCTACCCCCCTTTTACAAATAACACCGTCCCGGTGACCATGCTCATACTGCCGGAACCAACCACCACATGTGGCAAGACATTAGACAATACCGTAGCACTGAAGACTGCTTGGACTATAGACTTCCCCACTTGTAACTATTGTTACACCACCGACCAGGGTAGGTTAAAAGGATTAGGATGGTGATGTGCTGATGCACGTGAGTTCGCCTGACCAATTCCAGGCCCATCTCCTCCTGTACAACCGAGGGTGTTGAAGGGTTATTTTCCTGGGTCACTGGTGAATTAATTACCATTTGTAGTGGGATCCCTTGTCTTACTATTACCCAGTCACCAGACAACTCTTCATACATTGGCATGGCCGAGTCATCAGGGACAGTACTATCCTCTTCTAAGGGTGCAACAGTAGACACCATTGGTGGGGGGGGGAGTTCACCTTGGGTGGAAGGGGTCTTAATTCGGTTCAGTGAATATTTTTCTCTAAGCCCGCCTGGTCTCACGGCTTGATTTTATACAATGTCACCACGTCATCCAGACACCGAACCACTACATAGGGAATGGAGTCCCATATATCTTGGATCTTATGTCTACCTTGGGATGATTAGGGACAGTGTTTGGAACACCACGTCCCCTGCAGATGGCTGCCACTTCTAAGTGCTCCCGAGCATCCTTATAGACTGAAACCAAGTGTTTCTGATGTTCATCGACCCAATCCCTTACCCCTCCCTCCACTGACTTATCCTTCTCCACACCGAGGAGGGAGTCTATTGGTAGGTGGGGCTCACAGCCACAGATTAGCTCGTAAGGAGAATTTCCGGTAGACTGGTGAACCGTGGTGTTGTATGCAAATACTACATGAGGTAAGTGGACTGGCCACCGCCTCTTCTTTGTTGCAGGCATTGTGCGCAAAAAGATTGTGCAGGGTACTGTTGAATCTCTCACACTGTCCATTGCCTGCTGGGTGATATGGACTTGTGCAAGACTTTTCTATCCCATACAGCTGGCACAGATGTTTGAGAAGTTCTCCCTCGAATTGTTTCCCTTAATCAGTGTGAATACGTTGCAGGACACCATAATTATAGAACCACTTTTCTGTCAGTACTTTGACCACCGTTCCTGACTTTTGGTCTGGTGTAGGGAAAGCCTGTGTATACTTGGGAAACACATCTGTGATCACTAACAGGTGTTCAAATCCATCACTAGACCGCTAAGCCTAATGCAAGGATTTCAAAGGGCCTGGAAGCCATTAGGCTTCCCATGAAAGTCCTGATTTTTGGTTGTACTGCTTTGGCAGTTACACACCGGTCAGTTTTTCTACCACTGTTCAATGTCTCGATGCATAAATGGCCAAAAACCACGCTGTTGGACCAGGCTGGTGGTACGCTCCACCCCCTGATGCCCATGGTTATCACGCAGAGTAGTTAGCACCTCTGTCTGTAAAACTTGTGGTACCAGCAGCTACAAGCATGGCTCCCATCCTCCAGGCTCATGGGTGGCACGATACAGCACCTCGTCTTTCTCCTGGATCCGGGCCCACTGTCGAACTAACTCCACAACAGTGGGTGGTTCCTGTGCTCGCTCAATTCCTGTAGGGGGTATGCCTGATTGCCAGTAGTGTCTAAAGACACTAATCACTGGATGTAAAATCTGCAGACTTTTCAAGTCCACCCTTTTCCGGTGGGGAATGGCCTCGATGGCGGAAGAGGTGGTCAACCATGACCTACCAGGCTCCAATGAGTGGCTTTGTATCTCTGCGGGAATAATAATTCCAGCTGCCACCTCATCCATCGAGCAAGGGGACGGATCATCTGGCAATCTTGATAGGGTGTCCGCATTTTTGTTGGTGGACCCTGGCCTATACAccactttaaaattaaacaaagccAACTGTGATGCCCAACGCTGTTCTACAGCTCCAAGCTTTGCTGTTTGAAGGTAACAGAAAGGGTTATGGAACCCCAATGAGATATTCTCTAAATTTTTTCAATTACAGCCCCATTTCAGGGCAAGTGACTCCAATTTCATTGCTCTATAGTTGGACATGTTCTTTTCTGTAAGTCGCAGGCCACGGCTTGCATAAGCTATAGGGCAGTGTTGCAGCCCCCTGCTCCTGGGACAACACCGCCCGCAAACCCAAGCTACTGGCATCAACCTCCATTACAAAGGCCTGCTGAAATCTCCATATCCCAAAACCGGTGCACTCACCAGCTTATCTTTTAATGTCTTAAACGCTTATTCACAGCTCCAATCCCAAAAGCTATGCAAAGAGCTGCCAGATCAAGATGGAGATGGTCTTTTTCGCCATGGCTGCAACTTTGACACTAGTTTGTGGAAGGGGGTTGCATATTTTGCGAATCactcaacaaaatgatgatagtAAGAGGCAAAGCCTAAAAATGACCTCAGTTGCCCGACTGTTGTTGGGGTCTTCCAATCTTTGACCGGACTGATTTTATCTGGGTCTGTAGAGACACCCTTAGCTGATATTACATGCCCCAGGTACTTAACTTCTGACTTGAAGAAATGGCACTTACTGAGCTTTAGCTTCAGCCCATATTGCCATAGTTGGTCCAAAACCAACTTCAACTGCCGTAGGTGCTCCTGGAAAGAGATAGAAAAAAATGACCACATCGTCCAAGTAACAACGAATGGAAACTTTGGTCGCCATAAAATCCTCTCCATTAAGCGTTGGAAAGTCCCCTGCACATTGCACAAACCAAATGGCATTCGATTAAATTCACAGAGGCCAAATTGGGTACAAAACATCATTTTTGCATTGTCAAATAGCGTTGCTCCAGAGAGTGCATCCAGTGACTCTTCAATTCTTGGTAATGTTAAAGCATCACGTCGGGTTTTAGTGTAAAGTTGACGATAGTCCACACAGAGGCATGCACTAAACACACAAATGCTGGAGCGCGCACCAGCCAGTGCGCACGGATGAAGGCACACAGCGGAACCTGGTATAATGATAGCCTACACTTTAGGCTAGACCGCCTGCACCAACACACAGCAGCAACACACCCTGTTAACACCAGTACAgtctgttaaaaaaaacatgGGATATAAATATATTCCATGCGTAAAGCAGGGGACCGTCTCAATGTCTTTTTGACTATACGCACCTGGACACGAGTTTACTGTTTACCCGCCCCTTCTACAAAATAAACCAGATTATATTCACCCCACCACATCTCACGACTCACGTCAACACCACACCCTTTAAGGAAAGCATTACTGCCGGCGTTACACTCCACAACACTTCCACCATTCAGTTACTGGTGACCGCATGCACACATACACTTCCACACGTGGGACGCCAACACCTGGCTGCCTATAACGCACTTATACTCGTGGTTCCACTCCCCTCTGTTTCCTGTCTAAGCCACCAACAAAGCGCAAGACATGCCCTTAAGACCTTCTACATTTAAGCCCTTACTGCTCATTCCAGGGTCCTAAAGTCCCACTGGCTACATGTAAGCGATTTGATAACTACCACTGGGCTTTAGTCACTAAGTTATTCTGTCTAATCAGACCACCCAGTCAGATttaagggttaggtttaggacTAATATCAGGTCTAGGGTCTTGTACACCTGGGGATTCCAGGCACTGGACATTTTTTTATGTCAGTTCAGTTCATGGAGCTCTTTTTTCAAAGGATCAGATGATCTAAAtctggaaaagttctttattttttgtaactgatttcaaaaaagcaaaccttcgtatattttagattcattgcacacaaactgaaatatttcaagagttttttagtttaattctatattataatagttataataaataaataaatacatacatacatatattcacacatttatatatatatatatattctaaacagaaatgttcaagttcTCCAATTATGCACTCAGTACTTGGTTGGAAATGTTTACACAAA
This window contains:
- the LOC113074367 gene encoding immunoglobulin superfamily member 3-like, producing MVDFWCQKWKLPLLLCLTGLLQWDLCSGQIQVQIQKGPLYRMKGYPISISCNVTGFTGPSKQEFEFILKKQNMELNMISTSDPNFAYGMFSDRIRKKEIYIERLSGSSVILWIKDLQENDAGDLLCATKHTGGAYLGDYDDEAKLNVIADTLEASYSGSPSQSLSEGDPLQLECQVSSQTFQHTHLSVTWFLHGEEDENPRPIITLDKDLTVKPGAGFEDRYRAGLISMDKVEDTTYRLKMPQVQQSDQGKFFCKAIEWIQDPDRSWTQIAHKTTKACDVEIKRIESNLVVVMLMKDAVTEGDALHVSCSVSGFKGPLSVSWQHKKALRAFFSDVVSLTHEGVMKDVGARYQSRNVQTFHSPAGNFTLQLGASSVSDSGEYKCIVSEWTVQSNGEMKAITQSQQKAITVKSVESLMVVSLISRTSNVPIDSPVQLQCQVKGPKVSLALRWMFQPHNSAAQINILSISHTGEMEWRADHRNYQLNIQAQPGDTRFTLMVPRASKQQEGQYQCQVDAYQKDVQKAFKNSNLLAVIVNKPDSKMSLLSPTSRLETTVDTDAKLECSVMRTTTNTSRFTVTWMFGSQVLLTMDLDAVVKFGPAAGLEMDQRIRLEIRQKQNFQMTIQQARTSDSGQYHCEVEEWLQDPLGDWYSLKKMSVSTELVVKEKASYFKMNKADTQLKVEEGKQVKLKCSVEGIGSDPTLRYSLTWMFNQYQSTSSALLTYSHDGLLKYKSFDSELVGRLHFYTPEVGVFNLTIHRSIQEDRGRYYCEVQQYQLDCKGQWSRKARDKSGFTNVTVQLIENKLQVNKEEKSLTITNLQAGFTIDCVIKSRSSDKSLFEVTWSRGLINERPVIIFNASRDGTLHSAIDDKELVFGRPSAMRYKLTVPNVNPTDTGLYHCQVVEWIQTAANKWRSIGQDMSGKISVHVDTEEQQKNFSFTMDKKDNNLDIKEGEQFDLECSLNVEKDDPTHHYSLKWVFNRPGSTSGIPLLSYSHDGRLQYHTENQDRLRFSRPNSDTFHLAVLNSDKADSGSYQCRVEQYQHDCYGQWKPMARAQSGTTTVTVRSIERKLRVQKDNQMLNITNHQTSFTIDCVIDSQSSDKSVFEVTWFKVQEEGPLTMFSARHDGTLHSAIPDKNLLFGRPLATHYKLTVLQISPTDIGQYYCQVEEWLPTANTWKKLASDKSGELSIHVHTEESKLSVQKNNRMINITNDQTSFTIDCVIDSQSSDTSGFEVTWFKVQEEGPLTMFSARHDGTLHSAIPDKNLLFGRPLATHYKLTVLQISPTDIGQYYCQVEEWLLTANTWKKLASDKSGELSIYVHTEESKLRVQKNNRMINITNDQTSFTIDCVIDSQSSDASVFEVTWFKVQEDGPLTMFSARHDGTLHSAIPDKNLLFGRPLATHYKLTVLQISPTDIGRYYCQVEEWLLTANTWKKLASDKSGELSFYVHTE